The Virgibacillus phasianinus genome includes a window with the following:
- a CDS encoding ImmA/IrrE family metallo-endopeptidase produces MKYITTATEDAVKDLYYKMGLVDPDHSVDDIAQRLGIQLFYLRKPSFASHGCIYLDPTIPEKRRKEVFSHELGHILYHSGIQLFMTESYRRMQEWQADNFALHFAVPTFMLKEIELLDWNQAINSVVTTFNVTPNFAAKRLEHYEKQIQG; encoded by the coding sequence ATGAAATACATCACAACAGCCACGGAAGATGCAGTTAAAGATTTGTATTATAAAATGGGGTTGGTGGATCCGGATCATTCCGTTGATGACATTGCCCAAAGGCTTGGCATTCAATTGTTCTACCTTCGCAAACCCTCCTTTGCATCCCATGGATGCATATATTTAGACCCCACAATTCCAGAAAAAAGAAGAAAAGAAGTGTTTTCGCATGAACTGGGACACATTCTTTATCATTCCGGAATTCAGCTTTTCATGACTGAATCCTATCGTCGAATGCAAGAGTGGCAAGCCGATAACTTTGCTCTACATTTTGCGGTCCCTACTTTTATGCTAAAGGAAATTGAGCTCTTAGATTGGAATCAAGCAATTAATTCTGTTGTCACAACATTTAATGTTACACCTAATTTCGCAGCGAAAAGACTGGAACATTATGAAAAACAAATTCAAGGGTAA
- a CDS encoding site-specific integrase — MASFRKRGKTWQFTVEIGIDPVTGKRKQKTQSGFKTKKAAQLAASEIDKKVNDGTYIGESDITFGELVPIWLKYYNKYVRKGTMESRNTSVNKLNEYFRFIMMRKIKKTDYVSMLHNLQDRELSVNTIKSIHSTASLIFKYACYEIGIIKMNPTENVDMRFLKSAVLCENDGSLKDNEKFLEKEDLAEFLQIANSRNGENPQEYIVFLMLAYTGLRRGELSVLKWQDIDFQNQTISITKTFSYGDTKAGNDIQLISPKTPESKRVIDIDDFVIIQLKKHQSWLKQFMMENRKFYRDQDFIFVNTFKYLGYPIAPQTIYYHMTAILKKMEYPVKLSPHSMRHTHASLCIEAGIPLRDIAERLGHRDIKMLEKIYAHTTKGQKKKTAQMFNQLMSKVRKETPF, encoded by the coding sequence ATGGCTTCATTCAGAAAACGAGGAAAGACTTGGCAATTTACAGTGGAGATTGGAATTGACCCAGTAACAGGGAAACGAAAACAGAAAACTCAGAGCGGGTTCAAAACCAAAAAAGCTGCACAACTTGCTGCTTCTGAAATAGACAAAAAAGTAAACGATGGAACCTACATTGGAGAATCCGATATTACATTTGGTGAATTAGTTCCGATTTGGCTTAAATACTATAATAAATACGTTAGAAAAGGTACTATGGAAAGCAGGAATACATCGGTAAACAAGTTGAACGAGTACTTTAGGTTCATCATGATGCGAAAAATAAAGAAAACTGACTATGTGAGCATGCTTCACAATCTGCAAGATAGGGAACTTTCTGTAAACACCATAAAATCGATTCATTCAACTGCAAGCTTAATTTTTAAATATGCTTGTTACGAAATAGGTATCATCAAAATGAACCCGACAGAAAACGTGGATATGCGTTTTTTAAAATCAGCTGTTCTTTGTGAAAACGATGGCAGCCTCAAAGACAACGAAAAGTTTCTGGAAAAGGAAGATTTGGCTGAGTTTCTGCAAATAGCCAATTCCAGAAATGGTGAGAACCCTCAAGAATATATTGTGTTTTTAATGTTAGCCTATACGGGATTAAGACGCGGGGAGCTGTCAGTGCTAAAATGGCAAGATATTGACTTTCAAAATCAAACAATATCAATTACCAAAACATTTTCTTACGGCGATACAAAGGCAGGTAATGATATTCAGCTAATTTCTCCAAAAACTCCGGAATCCAAACGTGTTATCGACATAGATGATTTTGTTATCATCCAATTAAAAAAACATCAATCCTGGTTAAAACAATTCATGATGGAAAATAGGAAATTTTACAGAGATCAGGACTTTATATTTGTGAATACTTTTAAGTACCTAGGTTACCCGATAGCTCCGCAAACGATTTATTATCATATGACGGCCATTTTAAAGAAAATGGAATACCCTGTTAAATTGAGTCCGCATTCAATGCGGCATACACATGCATCACTTTGTATTGAAGCAGGTATACCATTACGAGACATTGCTGAGCGCCTTGGCCATCGTGATATTAAGATGCTGGAAAAAATCTACGCACATACAACGAAAGGGCAAAAGAAAAAGACGGCACAAATGTTCAACCAGCTAATGTCTAAAGTTCGTAAAGAAACACCATTTTAG
- a CDS encoding helix-turn-helix transcriptional regulator encodes MKTGKYLRAVRDRKGYSQENTANLLHVSKQLVSHLENDRRNMTEDLAKQSVDAFNDAQYGFEIARQTAKHYVAPLATTGRAIEWHRLALEQVFINKTTEAIERIKAFSLVKPPEFIDDNDMVQVKQKAEELLDVQMVADSFLTCLEQEYGISIKECMGSRISTWKEKGWIG; translated from the coding sequence TTGAAAACAGGTAAGTACCTTAGAGCAGTCCGAGATAGAAAGGGTTACAGCCAGGAAAATACTGCGAACTTATTGCATGTCAGTAAACAACTGGTATCTCACTTGGAAAATGACCGAAGAAATATGACGGAGGATTTAGCAAAACAAAGTGTTGACGCATTTAATGACGCGCAATATGGATTTGAAATTGCCCGTCAGACTGCGAAACATTATGTTGCGCCACTTGCTACTACAGGCAGAGCGATTGAATGGCACAGATTAGCTCTAGAACAGGTTTTTATTAACAAAACAACAGAAGCTATTGAACGAATCAAGGCGTTTAGTTTAGTGAAGCCGCCGGAATTTATTGATGATAATGACATGGTTCAAGTCAAACAAAAAGCTGAAGAACTACTGGATGTACAAATGGTTGCTGATTCTTTTCTAACTTGTCTTGAACAGGAATACGGTATATCCATTAAAGAATGTATGGGCAGTAGAATATCAACTTGGAAAGAAAAGGGGTGGATTGGATGA
- a CDS encoding helix-turn-helix transcriptional regulator — translation MRNSLRNIRLNKGYKNVEEISKNVGISTSYYYKIEQGKRNPGIDLAKNIADVLDHTVDELFL, via the coding sequence TTGCGAAATAGCTTAAGAAACATCAGATTAAATAAAGGTTATAAGAATGTAGAGGAAATCTCTAAAAATGTGGGTATATCCACATCTTACTATTACAAAATTGAACAAGGTAAGAGAAATCCAGGAATAGATCTGGCTAAAAATATTGCTGATGTTCTGGATCACACAGTTGATGAGCTTTTTTTGTAA
- a CDS encoding DNA-binding protein has product MFETTLKPQPEFENKMYDMMYQIAEKAQQDRDQLNDFPYLLSKTQLAKHVFNVSTQTLDAHIVRRSDFPKINVGDRVLYPKDDAIKWIKDHIDLTNDTTMERKLLSL; this is encoded by the coding sequence TTGTTTGAAACAACACTTAAACCGCAGCCGGAATTCGAAAACAAAATGTACGATATGATGTATCAGATTGCCGAAAAAGCGCAGCAGGATCGTGACCAATTAAATGATTTTCCTTATTTACTCAGTAAAACGCAGCTGGCAAAACACGTATTTAATGTGAGTACACAAACGTTAGATGCGCATATCGTGAGACGATCTGATTTTCCGAAAATAAATGTGGGTGATCGTGTTCTTTATCCAAAAGATGATGCTATCAAATGGATCAAAGACCATATTGACCTGACAAACGATACAACCATGGAAAGAAAACTTTTAAGCTTATAA
- a CDS encoding helix-turn-helix domain-containing protein has product MNFSDRLKKLRNRENLSREGLAGKIEVSYSTIAKYESGTREPDFSTLDKLSIFFNVDTDYLLGRTDTPKSSKEFDSLSEIKKIVDEYGIEDMFFHNMDDWKNLTPEDVDELRNHFEYIAYKARKRKEKEDND; this is encoded by the coding sequence ATGAATTTTAGTGATAGGTTAAAAAAGCTTAGAAACAGGGAAAATCTGAGCCGAGAGGGATTAGCGGGTAAAATTGAAGTTTCGTATTCAACCATTGCAAAATATGAAAGCGGAACCCGAGAACCTGATTTTTCTACTTTAGATAAATTGTCAATTTTTTTTAACGTTGACACAGACTACCTTCTTGGGCGTACTGATACCCCGAAATCATCAAAAGAATTCGACTCATTGTCTGAGATCAAAAAAATAGTAGATGAATATGGCATTGAGGATATGTTTTTCCACAACATGGACGATTGGAAGAATCTAACTCCAGAGGATGTGGATGAACTGCGTAATCATTTTGAGTATATTGCTTATAAAGCTAGAAAAAGAAAAGAGAAAGAAGATAATGATTAG